From a single Thermoanaerobaculia bacterium genomic region:
- a CDS encoding beta-propeller fold lactonase family protein — protein MRTVNRSRAGRLLLLPLTASLLLSGTASARLPEPNHVFYGTALRNGVALTEGAVAVRLEASPVDLASYVLGSDPKVGDRYVLRVPIDAVDPREPGMARPGDAVQFFVDGVPAGSATVGERGEVQMLDVDPAEGGLPTLSIGDISLYEGNAGTTAFNFTVTLSAAIGADVTFNWGTAVGTATSGIDYVGVPATTVGTVQAGNTTAVLTVTVNGETFQEDNETFLVNLSNVSANATIFDGQAVGTILDDDRPPAISIADVQVLEGDAGNVAAVFQLTTTRPIAQAVTVNFATANNTATTANNDYQSAVGVATFLPNTTATTVTVQVVGDNVNEEDESFFVNLSGASVNATIADSQAGGTIYDDDGFLTFIEAESLALIEALYGVSGLAVSPDGAHLYATGQFDDAISVFSRNSTNGALTFVEVLRDGDVQGAATIDGLDGAESVAVSPDGAHVYTAGFNDGAVAVFARTPATGQLTYVETHKDLSLGGTASGLLGASSIAMSADGGSLYVASFTSDAVAHFQRDTVVASPTYGALTFQTAVIDNAPGVNGLDGATSVRLSPNGDHLYVASSVEKAIAVFSRDGGTGALTWVEAKFDGQGGANGLDGVNGLALSVDGQNLYATGAAEDALAVFGRDDSTGALTFRNMLVDGVDGIDGLDGVSSVQVSFDGRYVFAGGYLDDSLDVFGRDAATGDLTLLERHRNGFSGETGLARVIELAVSADDQHIYGAGQNDDAIAVFMRDAIAPLGPSSLGSPSHTVSLFSNDPTVDIAWSGAVDNPGGSGLAGYSIVFDNLALTNPDGTIEVPQTAASAYGATSPPLPDGTSFWFHLRACDLAGNCSLTQHLGPFFIDSTAPGNPAAVLSTSHALDPVLNTDRTIDMSWSAASDNLSLVDGYSFFFDNSASGTCDPVKDVEETTLSTTSATFDDGTWYFHLCTRDNAGNWSVAAHAGPYIIEAAPPRVVAVETVADTADGLLSAGETLVTPITQIVVTFSEPVADPLGDSDPDDVTNPANFQLIRPGVDGTFQTTSCVAVGGDDVKSQPGSVVYLEASRTAIANYDSNVSLPASPYRLLVCGSTSIVDDNAGNALDGDSNGTGGDDLVLPFEVLSSDLLRNPNFDSSINLWSTLPATPGVVRFDAEDSDAWAVSGSVLMEFVAGTPVYGVSQCVPVVDTSDYVFGGLVLTVSPSAVDPETFGQVQYFGSTNCTTTVLGSEVFGGIVAGDTAGLWTELPESIHTPPAGARSAYVSFLADAGAAPSFATSFDTLYFRVEVGSLFADGFESGDSTLWSATVP, from the coding sequence ATGCGAACCGTCAACCGCTCACGTGCAGGCCGTCTCCTCCTGCTCCCCCTGACAGCGTCCCTGCTGCTGTCGGGAACGGCGTCCGCCAGGCTCCCGGAGCCGAACCATGTCTTCTACGGCACGGCGCTGCGCAACGGCGTCGCCCTTACGGAGGGCGCCGTGGCGGTCAGGCTCGAAGCGAGCCCCGTCGACCTGGCGTCGTACGTCCTGGGCTCGGACCCGAAGGTCGGGGACCGCTACGTCCTGCGCGTGCCGATCGACGCGGTCGACCCGCGCGAACCGGGCATGGCCCGGCCCGGCGACGCCGTGCAGTTCTTCGTCGACGGGGTGCCGGCAGGATCGGCGACCGTGGGCGAGCGCGGCGAGGTGCAGATGCTCGACGTCGATCCGGCCGAGGGTGGACTTCCGACCCTGTCGATCGGCGACATCTCCCTCTACGAGGGCAACGCCGGGACGACCGCCTTCAACTTCACGGTGACCCTGTCGGCGGCGATCGGCGCCGACGTGACCTTCAACTGGGGTACCGCGGTGGGCACCGCGACCTCGGGAATCGACTACGTCGGCGTCCCGGCGACGACGGTCGGGACCGTACAGGCCGGCAATACCACCGCCGTACTCACGGTCACCGTCAACGGCGAGACCTTCCAGGAGGACAACGAGACCTTCCTCGTCAACCTGTCGAACGTCAGCGCCAATGCGACGATCTTCGATGGCCAGGCGGTCGGTACCATCCTCGACGACGACCGGCCGCCGGCGATCTCGATCGCCGACGTCCAGGTGCTCGAGGGCGACGCCGGGAACGTCGCGGCCGTCTTTCAGCTCACCACGACCCGGCCGATCGCGCAGGCGGTGACAGTCAACTTCGCGACCGCGAACAACACCGCGACGACGGCCAACAACGACTACCAGAGCGCGGTCGGGGTCGCGACCTTCCTGCCCAACACGACCGCCACGACGGTCACGGTGCAGGTGGTCGGCGACAACGTCAACGAGGAGGACGAGAGCTTCTTCGTCAATCTCTCCGGTGCGAGCGTCAACGCGACGATCGCCGACAGCCAGGCGGGCGGCACGATCTACGACGACGACGGTTTCCTGACCTTCATCGAAGCCGAGAGCCTCGCCCTGATCGAAGCGCTCTACGGCGTCTCCGGTCTCGCGGTGAGCCCCGACGGCGCGCATCTCTACGCCACCGGCCAGTTCGACGACGCGATCTCGGTCTTTTCGCGCAACTCGACGAACGGCGCGCTGACCTTCGTCGAGGTGCTGCGCGACGGCGACGTCCAGGGTGCGGCGACCATCGACGGTCTCGACGGCGCGGAGTCGGTCGCGGTCTCCCCGGACGGAGCGCACGTCTACACCGCGGGCTTCAACGACGGCGCGGTCGCGGTCTTCGCCCGCACGCCGGCGACCGGCCAGCTGACCTATGTCGAGACCCACAAGGACCTCTCCCTCGGCGGCACGGCCTCCGGCCTGCTCGGCGCGTCGTCGATCGCGATGAGCGCCGACGGCGGATCGCTCTACGTCGCGAGCTTCACCAGCGACGCCGTGGCGCACTTCCAGCGCGACACGGTGGTGGCGAGCCCGACCTACGGCGCCCTCACCTTCCAGACCGCCGTCATCGACAACGCGCCGGGCGTGAACGGCCTCGACGGCGCCACGTCCGTCCGGCTGTCTCCGAACGGCGATCACCTCTATGTCGCGAGCTCGGTGGAGAAGGCCATCGCGGTCTTCAGCCGCGACGGCGGCACCGGCGCCTTGACCTGGGTGGAGGCCAAGTTCGACGGCCAGGGAGGCGCCAACGGTCTGGACGGTGTCAACGGACTCGCGCTCTCGGTGGACGGCCAGAACCTCTACGCCACCGGCGCCGCCGAGGATGCCTTGGCGGTCTTCGGGCGCGACGACTCGACGGGGGCTCTCACCTTCCGCAACATGCTCGTCGACGGCGTGGACGGCATCGACGGCCTCGATGGCGTGTCGAGCGTGCAGGTCTCCTTCGACGGCCGTTATGTCTTCGCCGGCGGTTATCTCGACGATTCCCTGGACGTCTTCGGCCGCGACGCGGCGACCGGCGACCTCACCCTCCTCGAACGGCACCGCAACGGCTTCAGCGGCGAGACGGGTCTCGCGCGGGTGATCGAGCTCGCGGTCAGCGCCGACGACCAGCACATCTACGGCGCCGGTCAGAACGACGACGCGATCGCGGTCTTCATGCGCGACGCCATCGCGCCGCTCGGACCGAGCTCGCTCGGCAGCCCGAGCCACACCGTGAGCCTGTTCTCGAACGATCCGACGGTGGATATCGCGTGGTCGGGAGCGGTGGACAACCCGGGCGGCAGCGGCCTCGCCGGGTACTCGATCGTTTTCGACAACCTGGCGCTGACCAATCCGGACGGCACGATCGAGGTGCCGCAGACCGCGGCATCGGCCTACGGCGCGACCAGCCCGCCGTTGCCGGACGGAACCTCCTTCTGGTTCCATCTGCGCGCCTGCGACCTCGCCGGGAACTGCTCGCTGACCCAGCATCTCGGGCCGTTCTTCATCGACTCGACGGCACCCGGGAATCCGGCCGCGGTCCTCTCCACGAGCCATGCGCTGGATCCGGTTCTGAACACCGACCGGACGATCGACATGTCCTGGTCGGCGGCGAGCGATAACCTGAGCCTGGTGGACGGCTACTCGTTCTTCTTCGACAACAGCGCCTCCGGAACCTGTGACCCGGTGAAGGACGTGGAAGAGACGACGCTCTCGACGACCAGCGCGACGTTCGACGACGGCACCTGGTACTTCCATCTCTGCACCCGGGACAACGCCGGCAACTGGAGCGTTGCGGCGCATGCCGGCCCCTACATCATCGAAGCGGCGCCGCCGCGGGTGGTCGCGGTCGAGACCGTGGCCGACACCGCCGATGGCCTGCTCTCCGCCGGCGAGACGCTGGTGACGCCGATCACCCAGATCGTCGTCACCTTCAGCGAGCCGGTGGCGGACCCGTTGGGCGACAGCGATCCGGACGACGTCACCAATCCGGCGAACTTCCAGCTCATCCGGCCCGGCGTCGACGGCACCTTCCAGACCACGAGCTGCGTGGCGGTGGGCGGCGACGACGTGAAGAGCCAGCCGGGCTCGGTGGTCTATCTCGAGGCCAGCCGCACGGCGATCGCGAACTACGACAGCAACGTCTCGCTGCCGGCGTCGCCCTACCGGCTCCTCGTCTGCGGTTCGACCTCGATCGTCGACGACAACGCCGGCAACGCGCTCGACGGCGACAGCAACGGGACCGGAGGCGACGACCTGGTCCTGCCGTTCGAAGTTTTGTCGTCGGATCTCCTGCGCAATCCGAACTTCGACAGCTCGATCAATCTCTGGAGCACCCTGCCGGCGACCCCCGGGGTCGTCCGGTTCGATGCCGAGGACAGCGACGCCTGGGCGGTTTCGGGCTCGGTGCTGATGGAGTTCGTGGCCGGCACTCCGGTCTACGGCGTCTCGCAGTGCGTCCCGGTCGTGGACACCTCCGACTACGTGTTCGGCGGGCTCGTCCTCACCGTCAGCCCCTCGGCCGTCGATCCGGAGACGTTCGGCCAGGTGCAGTACTTCGGCTCGACGAACTGCACCACGACGGTTCTCGGCAGCGAGGTTTTCGGCGGGATCGTGGCCGGTGACACCGCCGGTCTCTGGACGGAGCTGCCGGAGTCGATCCACACGCCGCCGGCCGGCGCCCGGTCGGCCTACGTCTCGTTCCTCGCCGACGCCGGCGCGGCGCCCTCCTTCGCCACCAGCTTCGACACGCTCTACTTCCGGGTCGAGGTCGGTTCGCTGTTCGCGGACGGTTTCGAGTCGGGCGATTCGACCCTGTGGTCGGCGACGGTTCCGTAA
- a CDS encoding glycosyltransferase family 4 protein — protein MRVVMIDPGAFTPFYDDALCRGLAAEGCDVELVTAPFAYHPWPAARGYSRREVFAGGAGGAGAGRAGLRLYRRLRRAITYPLAWRRLAAELARRPPEVVHLQWSLLPAVERRALQQLRAAGVRVVQTVHNARPHGGEPKPLPAGGRLRSEADALVLLSEAGRAELVADRPELASRMRLLRVIPPGIGEGDVGDEGGTGRMGGMGRMGGGEGLDRAAARRRLGLEVDSPLALFLGLIRPYKGVDLLLEAFATTLRDLPAARLVVAGLPRPSFRPYARQIDRLGLGERVRTDLRYLPQSVMHDYLAAADLVVLPYRDASQSAVLGAALAAGRPVVASATGGLPEMLTEGATEMLVPAGDVVALAGAMTRLLTDRERAGELGRRAGNSARRRFSWSRSAAATAALYRELSRPASGHSGTEPA, from the coding sequence TTGCGCGTCGTAATGATCGATCCGGGGGCCTTCACGCCGTTCTACGACGACGCCCTCTGTCGCGGGCTCGCCGCCGAGGGCTGCGATGTCGAGCTGGTCACGGCGCCGTTCGCCTACCACCCCTGGCCGGCAGCGAGAGGGTATTCGCGCCGCGAGGTGTTCGCCGGTGGCGCCGGCGGCGCCGGCGCGGGGCGCGCGGGACTGCGCCTCTACCGGCGCCTGCGGCGGGCGATCACCTACCCGCTGGCCTGGCGAAGACTCGCCGCCGAGCTCGCCCGGCGCCCGCCGGAGGTCGTTCATCTGCAGTGGTCGCTCCTGCCGGCGGTGGAGCGCCGCGCCCTGCAGCAGCTGCGCGCCGCCGGTGTGCGGGTGGTGCAGACGGTGCACAACGCCCGGCCGCACGGCGGTGAGCCGAAGCCGCTTCCGGCCGGAGGCCGGTTGCGCAGCGAGGCCGATGCGCTGGTCCTGCTGTCGGAGGCGGGGCGCGCGGAGCTCGTCGCGGACCGGCCGGAGCTCGCATCGCGGATGCGGCTCCTCCGGGTGATCCCGCCGGGTATCGGAGAGGGGGATGTCGGCGATGAGGGCGGTACCGGCAGGATGGGCGGGATGGGCAGGATGGGCGGGGGGGAGGGCCTCGACCGTGCCGCCGCCCGCCGCCGGTTGGGGCTCGAGGTGGATTCACCCCTGGCGCTCTTCCTCGGCCTCATCCGGCCCTACAAGGGGGTCGACCTCCTGCTGGAGGCCTTCGCCACCACCCTCCGTGACCTGCCTGCGGCCCGGCTCGTCGTCGCCGGCCTGCCGCGCCCTTCGTTTCGTCCCTACGCGCGCCAGATCGACCGTCTCGGGCTGGGCGAGCGCGTGCGGACCGATTTGCGCTACCTTCCGCAGTCGGTGATGCACGACTATCTCGCAGCGGCCGATCTCGTGGTCTTGCCCTATCGCGACGCTTCGCAGAGCGCCGTGCTCGGCGCGGCGCTCGCCGCCGGCCGGCCGGTCGTCGCCAGCGCGACCGGCGGACTCCCGGAGATGCTCACCGAAGGCGCCACGGAGATGCTCGTTCCGGCGGGCGATGTCGTGGCGCTCGCGGGCGCCATGACGCGCCTGCTCACCGACCGCGAGCGCGCCGGGGAGCTCGGCCGCCGCGCCGGCAACTCGGCGCGACGGCGTTTTTCCTGGTCGCGGTCGGCGGCCGCCACCGCGGCGCTCTATCGCGAGCTCTCGCGGCCGGCCTCCGGCCACTCCGGAACGGAACCGGCATGA
- a CDS encoding glycosyltransferase family 2 protein, protein MTTAPGEASGSPEPPFVTVVIPVRNEARSIAECLRAVGAQDYPPERFEVFVVDGGSHDGSREIVERTAGADARFRRLDNPGGLVPAALNRGLRAARGDIFLRIDAHTIVAPDYVRRCVERLLASGAENVGGPMSPQGRTLLGEGIAAAMHCRFGVGPARFRYAREVEEVDTVYLGAFPRRLFDRIGEFNEAMVRNQDYEMNYRIRRAGGRILVDPAIRSTYLVRPDLPSLWRQFGSYGYWKAQMLRRHPRSLRPRQLAAPALVAALGIGGLASLASLFSTFLPASGRWLFVAVAALYLAASLGVSCAVAARRGLRAALALPAVFATMHLAWGGGFWIGALFPPRASEPTAPSGAPAPSEPAAKPPLPAIPGSGRGST, encoded by the coding sequence ATGACGACCGCGCCGGGGGAGGCGAGCGGGAGTCCGGAGCCGCCCTTCGTGACCGTCGTCATTCCCGTGCGCAACGAGGCGAGGTCGATCGCCGAATGCCTCCGTGCCGTGGGGGCGCAGGACTATCCGCCAGAGCGCTTCGAGGTCTTCGTCGTCGACGGTGGCTCGCACGACGGCTCGCGCGAGATCGTGGAACGCACGGCCGGCGCCGACGCGCGCTTCCGCCGTCTCGACAATCCCGGAGGGCTGGTGCCGGCGGCGCTGAACCGCGGCCTCCGCGCCGCGCGCGGCGACATCTTCCTGCGCATCGACGCCCACACGATCGTGGCCCCCGACTACGTGCGGCGCTGCGTCGAACGGCTGCTCGCCTCCGGCGCCGAGAATGTGGGTGGGCCGATGTCTCCCCAGGGGAGAACTCTGCTCGGCGAGGGCATCGCCGCGGCGATGCACTGTCGCTTCGGCGTCGGCCCGGCCCGCTTTCGCTATGCCCGCGAGGTCGAGGAGGTCGACACGGTCTACCTCGGCGCCTTTCCCCGGCGGCTGTTCGACCGCATCGGGGAGTTCAACGAGGCGATGGTGCGCAACCAGGACTACGAAATGAACTACCGGATCCGCCGCGCCGGCGGACGGATTCTGGTCGACCCGGCGATCCGCTCGACCTACCTCGTGCGGCCGGACCTGCCGTCGCTCTGGCGCCAGTTCGGCAGTTACGGCTACTGGAAGGCGCAGATGCTGCGTCGTCATCCGCGGTCGCTGCGTCCGCGCCAACTGGCGGCGCCGGCGCTCGTCGCCGCGCTGGGGATCGGGGGGCTCGCGAGTCTCGCGAGCCTGTTCTCGACGTTCTTGCCGGCCTCCGGACGCTGGCTCTTCGTGGCCGTCGCCGCGCTCTATCTCGCGGCGAGTCTCGGCGTCTCCTGCGCCGTCGCGGCGCGCCGCGGCCTGCGGGCGGCGCTCGCGCTGCCTGCCGTCTTCGCGACGATGCATCTTGCCTGGGGCGGAGGATTCTGGATCGGGGCGCTCTTTCCGCCACGGGCATCGGAGCCCACTGCGCCGTCAGGGGCTCCGGCGCCGTCGGAGCCAGCGGCGAAGCCGCCACTCCCTGCGATACCCGGGTCGGGGCGAGGTTCGACGTGA
- a CDS encoding glycosyltransferase codes for MAFGFLDLGEGGAQRLTLATCGALRRDLFRPVILCARGDGSLVDAALALGLPLRALGRLRRPFDFSALALLAEELRSLRTDILHVPLYSRASPYLRLAARLAGVPLVVAHDWSVPRPLSRVRRGVDRLLRRKTRFIAASRAQERELLRTGVPAAAIAVVHAGIEVERFEAGDRRAVRSALGLEAECPVALVPARLAAAKGHDDLISALPGVLSREPRLIVLFAGDGPLAGALADRLRSEGLAGSVRLLGHSEAMPDLYAAADFVVLPSRVEGLPSVLLEAYAARRAVVATAAGGVPEALTDGCEGRLVPVGEIAALSAAVAGLAADPERRAAMAERGRARVERDFRLAGATRRLEAAYELWLSSAPRQLDRAC; via the coding sequence GTGGCCTTCGGGTTTCTCGATCTCGGCGAGGGCGGCGCGCAGCGCCTGACCCTCGCGACCTGCGGTGCTTTGCGCCGCGATCTTTTTCGGCCGGTGATCCTCTGCGCCCGCGGTGACGGTTCGCTGGTCGATGCCGCGCTCGCTCTCGGACTGCCGCTGCGGGCGCTCGGCAGGCTCCGGCGCCCGTTCGACTTTTCGGCGCTGGCGCTGCTCGCCGAGGAGTTGCGGTCGCTCCGGACCGACATCCTGCACGTGCCGCTCTACAGCCGGGCAAGCCCCTATCTTCGCCTCGCCGCCCGTCTCGCCGGGGTTCCCCTGGTGGTCGCCCACGACTGGTCGGTACCCCGTCCGCTCTCCCGGGTGCGGCGCGGAGTGGACCGGCTCCTGCGGCGGAAGACCCGCTTCATCGCCGCTTCGCGGGCGCAAGAGCGCGAGCTGCTGCGAACGGGCGTGCCTGCGGCGGCGATCGCCGTGGTGCATGCCGGGATCGAGGTCGAGCGTTTCGAAGCCGGCGACCGGCGCGCCGTGCGCTCCGCCCTGGGGCTCGAGGCGGAGTGCCCGGTGGCGCTCGTGCCGGCGCGTCTCGCGGCGGCCAAAGGGCATGACGACCTGATCTCGGCACTGCCCGGCGTCCTTTCGCGCGAACCCCGACTGATCGTGCTCTTCGCGGGCGACGGGCCGCTCGCCGGCGCGCTCGCCGACCGGCTCCGGAGCGAAGGGCTGGCAGGCAGCGTGCGTCTCCTCGGACACTCGGAGGCGATGCCCGATCTCTACGCCGCGGCCGACTTCGTCGTCCTGCCGTCGCGCGTCGAGGGGTTGCCCTCGGTCTTGCTCGAGGCCTATGCGGCCCGCCGGGCCGTCGTGGCGACAGCAGCCGGCGGCGTGCCGGAAGCGCTCACCGACGGCTGCGAAGGCCGTCTCGTGCCGGTGGGGGAGATCGCCGCGCTCTCCGCCGCGGTCGCCGGGCTCGCCGCCGATCCCGAGCGGCGGGCGGCGATGGCGGAGCGCGGCCGCGCGCGAGTCGAACGCGACTTCCGGCTGGCCGGCGCGACGCGGCGCCTCGAAGCGGCCTACGAGCTCTGGTTGTCCTCCGCCCCTCGGCAGCTCGACCGCGCGTGCTGA
- a CDS encoding glycosyltransferase, with protein MLSRKILHVRSSRSLAGPERHLLELLPGLGAHGFATEVALLYRRQPGDPEEHPLLARLAEAGIAGSQIPDPGRMGLAARRALGARLRRGDLAALHGHDPKSDWVIGGAVRASGRDLPGGPIRRLATLHLYTRATLALRLHRRIDLRLLRSFDGVIAVTAGLAAELEQSVERRAVAGGRRRVARRVIPNGIDAADLRARSAADLPAVRAALAARSDQQGEGRAPLLIAGGRLTRQKGLDLLLEALPAAVARHPGLVLWIAGEGPERPALAAQAARLGLASRVRFLGERGDLAALFSAADAFVLPSRSEGSPYVLLEAMALGLPVVAAAVGGVTTMLADGDRGLLVRAGEPRELAGALLRLLENPDDARRQAEAARQAIAGPLSAACMVEATAAFYAEVLG; from the coding sequence GTGCTGAGCCGCAAGATCCTGCACGTCCGCAGCAGCCGCAGCCTGGCCGGTCCCGAGCGCCATCTGCTCGAGCTTTTGCCGGGCCTCGGCGCCCACGGCTTCGCGACCGAGGTGGCGCTGCTCTATCGCCGCCAGCCCGGCGACCCGGAAGAGCATCCGCTGCTCGCACGGCTGGCGGAAGCGGGGATTGCGGGATCCCAGATCCCCGATCCCGGGCGGATGGGTCTCGCGGCGCGGCGCGCGCTCGGCGCGCGATTGCGGCGCGGCGATCTGGCGGCGCTGCACGGACACGATCCGAAATCGGACTGGGTGATCGGCGGCGCGGTGCGCGCCTCCGGCCGGGATCTCCCCGGCGGCCCGATCCGCCGCCTGGCGACGCTCCACCTCTACACGCGCGCGACGCTGGCGCTGCGCCTCCATCGCCGAATCGACCTGCGGCTCCTGCGGAGCTTCGACGGAGTCATCGCGGTGACGGCGGGGCTCGCGGCCGAGCTCGAGCAGAGCGTCGAGCGGCGGGCTGTCGCCGGCGGCAGGCGCCGGGTCGCCCGGCGCGTGATCCCCAACGGCATCGACGCCGCGGACCTTCGTGCCCGCTCCGCAGCCGATCTGCCCGCGGTGCGCGCCGCGCTCGCCGCGAGGAGCGACCAGCAGGGCGAAGGCCGCGCACCGCTGCTCATCGCGGGCGGGCGCCTCACCCGCCAGAAGGGTCTCGATCTCCTGCTGGAGGCGCTGCCGGCGGCCGTCGCCCGGCACCCGGGCCTCGTCCTGTGGATCGCGGGGGAGGGGCCGGAGCGGCCGGCGCTCGCCGCCCAGGCCGCCCGGCTGGGCCTGGCGAGCCGGGTGCGTTTCCTCGGCGAGCGCGGCGATCTCGCCGCCCTTTTCTCCGCCGCCGACGCCTTCGTGTTGCCGTCGCGCAGCGAAGGCTCGCCGTACGTTCTGCTCGAGGCCATGGCTCTGGGGCTGCCGGTCGTCGCCGCCGCGGTCGGCGGCGTCACCACGATGCTCGCCGACGGTGACCGCGGCCTTCTGGTGCGCGCCGGCGAACCGCGAGAGCTTGCCGGCGCCCTCCTGCGGCTGCTGGAGAACCCGGACGACGCGCGACGCCAGGCGGAGGCCGCGCGCCAGGCGATCGCCGGCCCGCTCTCGGCCGCCTGCATGGTGGAGGCGACCGCCGCTTTTTACGCCGAGGTCCTGGGTTGA